A window from Urocitellus parryii isolate mUroPar1 chromosome 1, mUroPar1.hap1, whole genome shotgun sequence encodes these proteins:
- the LOC113188052 gene encoding LOW QUALITY PROTEIN: cTAGE family member 2-like (The sequence of the model RefSeq protein was modified relative to this genomic sequence to represent the inferred CDS: deleted 2 bases in 2 codons; substituted 1 base at 1 genomic stop codon), with the protein MGADAKEIKMLIPPVHFTLLQNVAKIAWVQGIIPSSAPQPYLGVVVEEVSRVVVALSEDMEIHPIPYGCPWELGIRTAIGFFVVILFLWRSFQSVRSRRYLRREKKLALKLSEIIEEKCRLLEKVSLVQKEYEDLESSLKNAILEKESIQVENLEAIYTNLERSISKFEDEILFLEKELKEDKTKYSQQNELIEYISKTITSLEEELKSVRSHIPEAATTLTIFQLNAEGLKVPIKEVSNENSEVSNENSKLLESPKQLLHEAELWEEEVNGLNKQKTILEDPKEHEEQVLREKENHIKSLSEHLLKDWAPVLEEDLTDDDNLDLEMKSESEISANLEDQPNGDLKKQLYADKLNSSFKILEGERNQVFTLVSEVVETKEDLTEEIKNLKTEQASLQSKNTQLEXKKKKLNKKLKLTVEIYEAIVRKLQRKVTEEENDPVVQEEKLFKMEENISQASEQLKTYRKQVKDLEEELERTTYFYQGQITHYEEKAQNNEWAAQRAERYLNDLGKQEAHDSQNFTKNEFKFKKDPSALQVSNTAIGREHFPNGPSPLGGPSSEMRAPLLGKEGPFRLSPLLPGVGGRGSRGPENPLGPQIINERRESGYDGISDHQRVPDNIRPLSSPWEQNPKMMMAPPGPPYCDLRLPLPRQDGCYSNYGGPSGPAELRSSPLLPLDQMDGPMFSEMESSRNDSKVDLDNSNVPDSSLRAENQETASGFAFSPFPPVRGPLFPVDPRNHFMRRGPFFPPPPPGNMYGASREYFPWGPPPPPFPMEPWCFPHYLPPRAEFPPPPSVHSESRSEFPSGLSPPSNEPATQHTEPQQET; encoded by the exons ATGGGGGCTgatgcaaaagaaattaaaatgctaatacctccagtgCACTTTACCCTCCTCCAGAATGTTGCCAAGATTGCCTGGGTCCAGGGAATTATTCCTTCCA GTGCCCCTCAGCCATACTTGGGAGTGGTCGTGGAAGAAGTAAGCAGGGTTGTGGTG GCCTTGTCTGAAGACATGGAAATACACCCTATTCCTTATGGCTGTCCGTGGGAGTTGGGGATACGTACAGCtattggattttttgttgttatcttGTTTTTGTGGAGAAGTTTTCAGTCTGTGAGAAGCAGGCGTTacttgagaagagaaaaaaagcttGCTCTAAAACTTTCTGAAATAATTGAGGAAAAATGTAGACTACTTGAAAAAGTCAGTCTTGTTCAAAAAGAATATGAAGACTTAGAGTCATCTTTAAAGAATGCCATTTTGGAGAAGGAGTCAATACAAGTGGAAAATTTGGAGGCAATATACACAAACCTGGAGAGGTCCATATCTAAATTTGAGGATGAAATACTCTTTCTagaaaaagagctaaaagaagataaaactaaatattctcaacagAATGAATTGATAGAGTATATATCAAAAACGATTACGTCCCTAGAAGAGGAATTAAAATCCGTCAGATCACATATACCTGAAGCTGCAACAACCTTAACAATATTTCAACTGAATGCAGAAGGATTGAAGGTACCAATCAAAGAAGTTTCAAATGAAAATTCCGAAGTTTCAAATGAAAATTCCAAACTCCTGGAAAGTCCGAAACAGCTTTTACATGAAGCAGAATTATGGGAAGAAGAAGTGAATGGCcttaataaacagaaaacaatacTGGAAGACCCCAAAGAACATGAAGAACAAGttctaagagagaaagaaaatcacattaaGTCTCTGTCTGAACACTTGCTGAAAGATTGGGCTCCTGTGCTTGAAGAAGATCTAACAGACGATGATAACTTGGACTTGGAAATGAAAAGTGAATCAGAAATCAGTGCTAACTTAGAGGATCAGCCAAATGGAGATTTGAAGAAACAGCTTTATGCTGATAAGTTAAATTCCTCTTTTAAAATcttagaaggagaaagaaatcaagtttTTACTTTAGTATCTGAAGTTGTTGAAACAAAGGAAGACCTTACAGAAGAGATTAAAAATCTGAAGACAGAACAAGCATCTTTGCAGTCCAAAAATACAcaacttgaataaaaaaaaaaaaaattaaaca AAAAACTTAAACTCACTGTTGAAATATATGAAGCCATTGTAAGGAAACTCCAGAGGAAAGtaacagaagaggaaaatgacCCGGTAGTGCAAGAGGagaaacttttcaaaatggaGGAAAACATCAGCCAGGCCAGTGAACAGCTTAAGACCTATAGAAAGCAGGTCAAAGACCTTGAAGAAGAATTAGAGAGAACCACTTATTTTTATCAGGGGCAGATTACACACTATGaggaaaaagcacaaaataatgaGTGGGCAGCTCAGAGGGCTGAAAGATACCTCAATGATTTAGGGAAACAAGAGGCTCACGACAGTCAAAACTTCACCAAAAatgagtttaaatttaaaaaagatcctTCTGCACTTCAGGTTTCAAATACAGCCATTGGCAGAGAGCATTTCCCAAATGGTCCCTCACCATTGGGTGGACCTTCATCTGAAATGAGAGCTCCACTTCTGGGAAAGGAGGGTCCATTCAGACTCTCACCTTTGCTTCCAGGGGTAGGAGGAAGAGGCTCAAGAGGCCCAGAGAATCCTCTGGGCCCTCAAATTATCAATGAAAGAAGAGAATCCGGCTATGATGGGATAAGTGATCATCAGAGAGTGCCTGATAACATTAGGCCCCTGTCATCTCCATGGGAACAGAACCCTAAGATGATGATGGCTCCACCAGGCCCACCGTATTGTGATCTACGTCTTCCTCTACCAAGGCAAGATGGATGTTACTCTAATTATGGTGGACCATCGGGACCAGCAGAACTCAGAAGTTCTCCTCTGCTGCCTTTGGATCAAATGGATGGGCCTATGTTTTCTGAAATGGAATCCAGTAGAAATGATTCCAAAGTGGATCTTGATAATTCCAATGTGCCCGATTCATCTCTCCGGGCTGAAAACCAAGAAACTGCCTCTGGCTTTGCTTTCTCACCTTTCCCTCCAGTCAGAGGTCCATTGTTTCCAGTGGATCCAAGGAATCACTTCATGAGAAGAGGACCTTtttttcctccacctcctccaggaaacaTGTATGGAGCATCTCGAGAATATTTTCCATGGGGCCCACCACCCCCTCCATTCCCAATGGAGCCATGGTGTTTTCCTCATTATCTCCCCCCAAGAGCTGAATTTCCCCCCCCTCCCTCC GTGCATTCCGAAAGTAGAAGTGAGTTCCCCTCAGGGTTGAGTCCACCTTCAAATGAGCCTGCTACCCAACATACAGAACCACAACAAGAAACTTGA